A genomic window from Candidatus Nitrospira nitrificans includes:
- a CDS encoding polysaccharide deacetylase family protein: MSLKELSRMGLSQVIVGMGVARLSRKFCPKNGAMILYGHRVADDEEGCLPGLRPSWLTEHLDYLSRHYHFLPLSQLLDCYERHQSIPSNSVVITFDDGFRDNFTNAYPILQQYHVPATVFLATGCVSSGNLPWPQTVGYLFQETKVDSLCHRTTREIPVTLKSPMDRNTARITVRKALGPMPRVEREQSIAELSRLLQVEIPRERMLSWDQVETMQKGGIEFGAHSFSHPWMALLSPEEARWEMETSLHEIQHRCGIARPPFVFPAGSYTPDLVKMAVSVGFRCVFQSHHSLRVNQIGVNDQFSLSRIGLPNAPGVILEAELDGPFHALRGLYRS; encoded by the coding sequence GTGAGTTTGAAAGAGTTGAGTCGGATGGGATTGAGTCAGGTCATTGTGGGCATGGGAGTAGCTAGGTTAAGTCGAAAGTTCTGTCCGAAAAATGGTGCCATGATCCTTTATGGACATCGGGTGGCAGACGACGAGGAAGGATGTCTTCCGGGGTTAAGGCCTTCCTGGCTAACCGAGCATCTTGATTACCTCAGTCGGCACTATCATTTCCTTCCTCTTAGTCAACTTCTTGATTGTTACGAACGACACCAATCAATTCCATCTAATTCTGTTGTCATTACTTTCGATGATGGATTCCGTGATAATTTCACGAATGCATACCCCATTCTTCAGCAGTACCATGTTCCAGCGACCGTGTTTCTGGCGACTGGTTGTGTGTCTAGTGGTAACTTGCCTTGGCCTCAAACGGTTGGCTACCTGTTTCAAGAAACAAAAGTTGACAGTCTGTGTCACCGAACCACCAGGGAAATACCTGTTACACTAAAATCACCAATGGACCGAAATACCGCAAGAATCACTGTCAGGAAAGCTCTTGGGCCTATGCCTCGTGTTGAGCGAGAGCAGAGCATTGCGGAACTGTCTCGATTACTTCAGGTAGAAATCCCGCGGGAGCGAATGTTGTCCTGGGATCAGGTCGAGACGATGCAAAAAGGAGGAATTGAATTCGGAGCGCATTCGTTTTCACATCCCTGGATGGCCCTGCTATCTCCAGAAGAAGCCCGATGGGAGATGGAAACCTCTCTTCACGAAATCCAACATCGTTGTGGAATTGCACGTCCCCCCTTTGTTTTCCCGGCTGGCTCATATACCCCTGACCTTGTGAAGATGGCAGTCTCTGTGGGATTTCGGTGTGTCTTCCAATCTCACCATAGTTTGCGCGTCAATCAAATTGGAGTGAACGATCAGTTCTCATTATCCAGGATCGGACTTCCCAATGCGCCAGGAGTCATATTGGAGGCAGAATTGGATGGCCCCTTCCATGCTCTGCGTGGACTCTATCGCTCCTAG
- a CDS encoding transposase, with translation MVDAIEPIERWTAKRRVALVVRILKGETSVAEAARQHGLTVAEIEDWREKFLVGAENALRTRPRDEEALKDEQIKKLKQKIGDLVLDNDIVREAWKPYPVDRKTFDA, from the coding sequence ATGGTAGACGCAATCGAACCGATTGAACGATGGACGGCCAAACGTCGGGTAGCGCTGGTCGTCAGGATCCTGAAAGGCGAGACCTCGGTGGCCGAAGCGGCTCGGCAACATGGCCTGACCGTGGCGGAGATCGAAGACTGGCGGGAGAAGTTTCTCGTGGGGGCCGAGAACGCGCTTCGGACTCGGCCACGGGACGAAGAGGCGCTCAAAGACGAGCAGATCAAGAAGTTAAAACAGAAGATCGGCGATCTGGTCCTCGACAACGACATCGTACGGGAGGCGTGGAAACCCTACCCTGTGGACCGGAAGACGTTCGACGCGTGA
- a CDS encoding sugar-transfer associated ATP-grasp domain-containing protein, producing the protein MPINLESLVGFAVRSLLSYRYHHDHLTAANRILKSVEGVKGPLSRYIVKHCDEYAIDVLGHRRFAAWLYVYSAIAGRFKEGWIPDNYYGSVVVPKLKGDYGKVSNLKPLNSMIFASHSFPDILSYSNGVFFDTEYRVLPPDSLKDKLFANQNRIVFKSNNSSRGRAIFFFDRESFDPSRIYKLGNGLFQSFINQHEVFQEFTKESVATLRMTTIIEDDGTTSLRACYLRLGSGTDTHVQSKSHIRIPIDIKSGAFNNVGFTTNWLEIDAHPTSKVKFQGKFIPAYNNCLKLVTALHKRVPYTRCIGWDVTLDDKQRVRIMEWNAEHNDIKFSEATQGPCFSDLHWERLRG; encoded by the coding sequence ATGCCAATCAACCTTGAGTCTTTGGTTGGATTTGCCGTGAGGTCACTATTAAGTTATCGCTATCATCACGATCATCTGACGGCAGCTAATAGAATACTGAAGAGCGTGGAGGGCGTAAAAGGCCCCTTATCTCGATATATTGTTAAGCATTGCGATGAGTATGCGATAGATGTCCTTGGGCACCGTCGCTTTGCAGCATGGCTGTATGTTTATTCTGCTATTGCAGGACGTTTTAAGGAGGGGTGGATACCGGACAACTATTATGGTTCTGTTGTAGTCCCCAAGCTGAAAGGCGATTACGGAAAAGTATCGAATCTAAAGCCGTTGAACTCTATGATCTTCGCGAGTCACAGCTTTCCTGACATCCTTTCGTACTCTAACGGTGTGTTCTTTGATACCGAATATAGGGTACTTCCTCCTGATTCTCTTAAAGATAAGCTTTTTGCCAATCAAAATAGAATCGTATTTAAATCCAATAACTCGTCACGAGGGAGAGCGATCTTCTTTTTCGATAGGGAGTCTTTTGACCCGAGTAGGATCTATAAACTCGGTAATGGATTGTTTCAGAGTTTTATTAATCAACACGAGGTTTTTCAGGAGTTCACGAAGGAGTCTGTCGCTACACTGAGGATGACGACTATTATTGAGGACGACGGAACCACTTCGCTTAGAGCTTGTTACCTTAGATTGGGTAGCGGCACTGATACTCATGTTCAATCTAAGAGTCATATAAGAATACCGATTGACATAAAAAGTGGAGCCTTTAATAATGTTGGGTTCACGACAAATTGGTTAGAGATTGATGCTCATCCTACAAGCAAGGTGAAGTTTCAGGGAAAGTTCATTCCCGCTTACAATAATTGTCTTAAGCTCGTTACTGCTCTCCATAAGAGGGTTCCGTACACGCGATGTATCGGGTGGGATGTTACTCTTGATGATAAGCAGAGGGTGAGGATTATGGAGTGGAACGCGGAACATAATGACATTAAGTTCAGCGAGGCTACACAAGGTCCTTGTTTTTCTGATTTACATTGGGAACGACTCAGGGGGTGA
- a CDS encoding right-handed parallel beta-helix repeat-containing protein codes for MFTCTGEFAGAPLPTIAAPAATYYVAMTGSDSNPGTETQPWRTVAYAVAIMVAGDTTYVRGGTYKEEIIRFGKSGTQLAPIKLRNAPGESPIIDCIDASKLHRILIEHPSGPLNPMGWITVEGFEIRNCYEGIKIISGHDLTIQRNWIHHSKPGSGILGNGTRVLFDRNIINHNANIEGCEAGTSPCRPGGHGIYFHGTAVTVTNNIIYDNLTFGIQLNGSTASSTYNPTTDPGPEYAVSENWLIANNTLAYNRRGAGLVVWGFSCNNARIENNIFYENAATNSDATQGVHFTSTTCTGARIRNNIFYASGSGGVLAFGKGALEWVHYTQSGNIINTMNPRFVNAPATLPAWPNFSLTAGSPAIDAGLSLAITKKAFDGILRPQGCAFDIGAYEYTGGDDARPPDGQRHPEKSCHKLDK; via the coding sequence ATGTTCACATGTACTGGTGAGTTTGCTGGTGCCCCCCTGCCGACCATTGCTGCTCCTGCAGCGACCTACTATGTCGCCATGACCGGCAGTGACAGCAATCCTGGCACAGAAACACAACCGTGGCGGACGGTCGCCTATGCGGTCGCTATCATGGTCGCAGGGGATACGACCTATGTCCGGGGTGGAACCTACAAAGAAGAGATCATCCGCTTCGGAAAGTCTGGTACCCAGTTGGCGCCCATTAAGCTTCGCAATGCTCCGGGCGAATCGCCAATCATCGATTGTATTGACGCGTCAAAACTTCATAGGATTCTTATAGAACATCCGTCTGGTCCTTTAAATCCCATGGGCTGGATCACAGTTGAGGGGTTTGAGATCCGGAATTGCTACGAGGGGATCAAGATCATCAGCGGTCATGACCTCACCATTCAGCGAAATTGGATTCACCACAGTAAACCTGGAAGCGGAATTCTTGGGAATGGTACCAGGGTGCTGTTTGATCGGAACATCATCAACCACAATGCCAATATTGAGGGGTGTGAGGCTGGCACATCTCCCTGTCGGCCGGGAGGCCATGGCATCTATTTCCATGGGACAGCCGTCACAGTCACGAATAACATCATTTACGATAACCTGACTTTCGGCATTCAACTCAATGGGTCCACGGCAAGCTCAACGTACAACCCTACCACTGACCCAGGGCCGGAATACGCAGTATCAGAGAATTGGCTGATTGCCAACAACACACTCGCCTACAACCGCAGAGGGGCTGGCCTGGTTGTGTGGGGCTTTTCCTGTAACAACGCACGGATTGAGAACAACATTTTCTATGAGAATGCAGCCACAAATTCGGATGCGACACAAGGAGTGCACTTCACTTCCACCACTTGTACTGGAGCCAGAATTAGGAACAACATCTTTTATGCGAGTGGATCTGGTGGCGTGCTTGCGTTTGGAAAGGGAGCTCTTGAGTGGGTTCATTACACACAATCCGGTAACATCATAAATACAATGAACCCACGATTCGTCAATGCTCCAGCCACACTTCCGGCCTGGCCAAATTTTTCCTTAACTGCTGGAAGCCCGGCTATTGACGCAGGTCTGTCCCTTGCCATAACGAAAAAAGCATTCGACGGTATTCTCCGACCCCAAGGATGCGCTTTTGATATTGGCGCCTACGAATACACAGGGGGAGATGATGCGCGACCGCCTGATGGCCAACGGCATCCTGAGAAGTCTTGTCACAAGCTGGATAAATAG